In Pyrus communis chromosome 8, drPyrComm1.1, whole genome shotgun sequence, one genomic interval encodes:
- the LOC137742479 gene encoding RNA-binding protein BRN1-like, producing the protein MAEGGKKERNSHGEDCVKLFVGQVPKHMTEAQLLAMFKDFALVDEVNIIKDKATRASRGCCFVICPSREEADKAVDACHNKTTLPGASSPLQVKYADGELERLEHKLFIGMLPKNVSEVEVSDLFSQYGTVKDLQILRGSQQTSKGCAFLKYETKHQALAALEAINAKYKMEGSSVPLVVKWADTEKERLARRAQKAHSQAANEPNGDSHPSLFGALPMGYVPSYNGYGYQAPGTYGLMPYRLPGLQNQQGFQNMMPPINQGNALHRITPRNIAPRNFPMPPTSYVGSAYHAVPGLRHPMVYPGGIMSHQPLSSPGSVSPTVVNINPASPGTSKSPGCQVEGPAGANLFIYHIPQEFGDQELANAFQPFGRVLSAKVFVDKTTGISKCFGFVSYDLPESAESAISMMNGYQLGGKKLKVQLKRDNKESKPY; encoded by the exons ATGGCGGAAGGAGGGAAGAAGGAGAGGAACTCGCACGGCGAGGACTGCGTGAAGCTGTTCGTCGGCCAAGTGCCGAAGCACATGACGGAGGCTCAGCTCCTCGCAATGTTCAAAGACTTCGCTCTCGTCGACGAAGTCAACATCATCAAGGACAAGGCCACGCGCGCTTCCAGAG GGTGTTGCTTTGTGATATGCCCGTCGAGGGAGGAGGCGGATAAAGCGGTCGATGCGTGTCATAACAAGACGACTTTGCCCGGG GCATCTAGTCCTTTGCAAGTGAAGTATGCTGATGGCGAGTTGGAAAGATTAG AACACAAGCTCTTTATTGGTATGCTTCCAAAGAATGTTTCCGAAGTTGAAGTTTCTGATCTTTTCTCTCAATATGGGACAGTAAAGGACCTACAAATATTAAGAGGTTCTCAGCAAACGAGCAAAG GCTGTGCATTCTTAAAGTATGAGACAAAACACCAAGCTCTTGCTGCCCTCGAAGCCATCAATGCAAAGTATAAAATGGAG GGTTCAAGCGTTCCTTTAGTTGTCAAATGGGCAGACACAGAAAAGGAAAGGCTAGCTCGGCGAGCTCAGAAAGCTCATTCCCAGGCTGCTAACGAGCCAAATGGTGATTCACATCCTTCATTATTTGGAGCCTTGCCCATGGGTTATGTTCCCTCATATAATGGTTACGGTTATCAG GCTCCTGGGACTTATGGACTCATGCCATACCGCCTACCTGGACTGCAGAATCAACAAGGTTTCCAAAATATGATGCCCCCCATAAACCAAGGAAATGCTTTGCATAGAATCACACCCCGCAATATTGCCCCTAGAAATTTTCCTATGCCTCCTACGAGTTATGTGGGCTCTGCTTATCATGCGGTTCCAGGTCTTCGGCATCCGATGGTGTATCCTGGAGGAATAATGAGCCACCAGCCATTGAGTTCACCTGGTTCAGTGTCACCTACAGTTGTGAACATTAACCCAGCATCGCCTGGCACTAGTAAAAGCCCTGGGTGTCAGGTTGAAG GTCCAGCTGGTGCTAATTTGTTTATCTATCACATACCTCAAGAATTTGGAGATCAAGAGCTTGCCAATGCTTTTCAACCATTTGGTAGGGTTTTGAGTGCCAAGGTTTTTGTTGATAAAACAACCGGCATCAGCAAATGTTTCG GATTTGTAAGTTACGATTTACCAGAGTCTGCTGAATCTGCTATAAGTATGATGAATGGATACCAATTAGGGGGTAAGAAATTGAAGGTCCAGCTTAAGAGAGACAACAAAGAGAGCAAACCATATTGA